The region TTAAAACCGTTACAGATTTACCGTGCCGACGCTTCCAGCCCTACCGCCCACGACGCTTTCAGCACCGTCAAGGATCCTGCCGCCCTACAGCGGGAACTGGACGCGGCCAAGGCGCGGGGGCAATGGGTGCTGCTGGATTACTACGCCGACTGGTGCGTGTCGTGCAAAGTCATGGAAAAACAGGTCTTTGGTCAACCCAAGGTGCTCCAGGCCTTGAGCGACGTGCGCTTACTGCGGCTGGACGTCACTGACGACAATGCCGCCAGCCGCGAACTGCTTGAACGTTATAAAGTGCCAGGGCCACCGAGCCTGCTATGGATCGGTGCCGACGGCCAAGAACGTCGCAGCCAGCGCATCACCGGCGAGGTCAATGCCGACACCTTCCTGCAACGCTGGACAGCCACCCGAGATGCCCGCTAATGCTGACCTTTACCCTCGGCACCTTTGCCATCGCGCTGAATCATCTGCTGCTGATCAGTGCGCTGGCGTTGGCAACTTTTGTCGGCTGGCGGGTGGCCAAGCGCGGCGGTGAAAACCCCGAGTCGGTGCTGTTCAGCTTATTCCTGCTAGGCATGCTGGTAGCGCGGATCAGTTTCGTCTTCGCCTATTGGGCGCAGTATCGCAACGATCCGTGGCAGATCATCGACCTGCGCGACGGTGGTTTCCTCGCCTGGCCTGGGGTGACCGTACTGTTACTCGCAGCCTTGTACCGAGGCTGGCATCGCCCAGGCCTGCGCCAGCCGCTGGGTTTTGGCGTGGGTAGCGGTTTGGCGTTCTGGCTGCTGGCGACGTTCTCCCTGAGTCTTTACGAGCAAGGCACACACCTGCCGGAAATCACCCTGCGCAACGCTGCCGGTGAAACAGTGCAATTGGCTGACTATCAGGGCGGGCCGTTGGTGATCAACCTGTGGGCCACTTGGTGTCCGCCATGCCGCCGGGAAATGCCGGTGCTGGAAAACGCTCAAAAACAGCGGCCGGACCTGACGTTCTTATTCGTCAACCAGGCCGAAAGCATGCAAAGCGTCGCCACTTACCTCGAAACCCAGGGCTTGAGCCTGTCTAACGTGCTGTTCGACGGCAGCGGCCGATTGGGTCAAGCGGTGGGCTCAATGGCGTTGCCGACGACGCTCTTTTATAACAACGAGGGTCGCCTGCTGGGCAGCCACCTGGGCGAGCTGTCACAAGCCAGTCTGGCCCGCGCCCTGGAAAACTTTGAAACCCCGAATCAGGCCGTTTCGGCCACGTCCCCAAGGAAATTGCCATGCCCCGCCTCCGCCACCTGCTGACCTTGACCCTGGGTGCAGCCCTACTGCAACTGCCGTCGGTGCAGGCCGAAGAACTGCCTGAGGCAATCAAGAAGATCGAAGCCAAGGGCGCGAAAATCGTCGGTCAATTCGATGCGCCCGATGGTTTGCGCGGTTATGCGGCGCAGTACCAGAACCGCGGAATGGCAATGTACCTGACGCCGGACGGCAAACACGTGTTGCTGGGTAATCTGTACGACGCCGACGGCAATGACCTGAGCAGCGCCCCCTTGCAAAAACTGGTTTACGCGCCGATGTCCAAGGAAGTCTGGGGCAAGATGGAAGCGAGCAACTGGATCGCCGATGGCAGCAAAGACGCACCCCGAGTCGTCTACCTGTTCAGCGATCCGAACTGCCCTTACTGCAACATGTTCTGGGAGCAGGCGCGGCCATGGGTCAATGCCGGCAAAGTACAACTGCGACACATCATGGTGGGCATCATCCGTGAAGACAGCCCGGGCAAATCCGCCGCGCTGCTGGCCGCCCAAGACCCACAAAAAGCCCTGCAAGAACACGAGAAGGCCGGCAAGGCCAGTTCACTTAAGGCCTTGAAAGACGTGCCGCCAGCGATTCAGGCGAAACTGGCGGCAAACATGAAGTTGATGGAAGAGCTGGAGTTGTCCGCCACACCCGCGATTTTCTACAGAGATGACAAGGGCGAGTTGCAACAACAGCAAGGTGCGCCGTCGCCAGACAAACTGCTGAAGATTCTCGGGCCGAAGTAGCCGTCACGACTGTTCCCAGGCCAAGCCTGGGAACAATGCTTACCGATGCGCGGCCAAAAACTTCAGCAAAGCTGCTGTGACAAACTCGGCATTCTCCAGATTGGAGATATGCCCCGCCTCCGGCACCAACACGCAGGGGCAACCGATTAACTCGGCCATCTCTTGAGCTTCCGAGGCCGGTCGCGGTTTGTCCTGATCACCACACATCACCAGCGTGGTTTGCGGGTTGAGCTCGTGCAGGCGCGGCAACAGATCATCACGACCAAAGGTAATCCGCCCCATCGGCACAATGCTTTGGCGTAGGCGTTCAGCCGGCAGCGCAGCCAGCGCCGCATGGAACTGCTGATACAGCGCGGACTGCGGATCGATCCCCGGCCGGAAAAAGATCGGCACCACGATGTCCAACAATGTCGGCGAAATCATGCCGGTGTCTTCGATTTGCTTGAACAGCGAGAAATAATACTGACGCGTCGGCTCCGGCTCGACACCGAGGTAGGTGTCCATCAGCACCAAGCCGTTGATCCGCTGCGGTGCCGACAACGCCAGACGCGCGCCCCACATGCCACCGACCGACAAGCCGACCAGCGTGAACTGCTCAATCTGCAAATAATCGAGCAGTGCCAGCGCCTGGCGTGCAATGTCATCCAGCGACAAGGTTCCGTCAGGCAACGGCCCGGATTGTCCATGCCCCCAGAGGTCGAGGGCGATCACCCGATACTGCTGCGCCAATGCCAAAATTTGCGGCGTCCACATGGCCTGGTCCCACAGGTAACTGCCGGCGAGCAGCACCGCGGGGCCTGAGCCTTGGTCAGTGTAATGAAGTGATTGTCCATCGACGGTCAGGAAGGGCATCGGATGTCTCCTTGATTAGGGTCATGATCAAAAAAGCTTTGGCAGACTGAGCCGATGAGGATCTTCCGTCAACCGTTGAGGTGTCTGTACCGGCCCTTTCATCGATGAAGTCAATCGCCGCCCCCGCACCGATGCACTCAATCAATCCCCCATCTGACGGCGCCCAAACACGCCGACGACGACCTGATCGCTTCGATCTACGGCCATAACGTGGGGGCGCCTTATACGCTGGACATCGAGTCGATTAGTTGAATGAAGAAACACCCGTTCCCCCGCGCAAGCAGCCCCGCGCCCACCCCGAACCTGTGTCCACAGGACGGCGTAGGCGCGCAGTCAGCAAGCGACCTCTGTGACGCTCAAGCCCTAAAAGCCCTCCAATTGCGCCATCAAATCATTCAACCGATCGACCTTCTCTTCAGTCATATCACTGGCGGCCAACCCATCGATGTACTCGGCCAACGCCTCCACCGTGTTGCACTCGAACATTGCGCGCAGGGGTACGTTGCGTTGCAGGGCTTTTTGCACGCGCGAGGCGATTTGCGTGGCCAGCAGCGAATGACCGCCGAGTTCGAAGAAGTTGTCGCGGAGGCCGACCCGCTCCACCTTCAACACCTGCGCCCAGATATCGACCAGGGTCTGCTCCAGCTCGTTGCGAGGCGCCAGGTAGTCCTGGCTTTGTAACTGGCCAATGTCCAATGTCGGTAGCGCCTTGCGATCAAGCTTGCCGTTGGCATTGAGCGGCAGCTTGTCCAGCCACAACCAGTGCAGCGGCACCATGTAGTCTGGCAGTTCGGCACGCAGGCGTTGCTTGATGCCCTCCAGTCGTTCGCTCAAGTTGAGCATCGCATCCGCCGCGCCACTGCTTCCCACCAGATACCCCACCAAGTGCTTACCGTTGGCTCCTTCCTGCACACCGACCGCCGCATCGCGGACCTCCGGTTGCTCATACAGACGCGCTTCGATTTCCCCCAATTCGATGCGGTAACCACGAATCTTTACTTGGTGGTCGATGCGACCGACATATTCCAGCACGCCGTCACTGCGCCGCCGGGCAAGGTCGCCGGTACGATACAAACGGTCCCCCGGCGCGCCAAACGGGTTTGGCACAAACACCTGAGCCGTGCGCAGCGGATCGCTGACATAGCCGCGCCCAACACCGATGCCGGCGACACACAACTCGCCCACGGCGCCCATCGGCACCAGTTCCAGCGCGCCATCGAGCAGGTACAAACGGTTGTTGTCGGTCGGCGTACCTATCGGCAGATAGCTACCGCGTGTCGAGGCCAGGTCAACACGGAAAAACGCCACGTCGTCCGAGCATTCAGCCGGACCGTAGGCGTTGACCAGCCCAATCTCCGGGTAGCGCAACAGCCATTGCTGCGCCAGTTCCGGCGGCATTGCTTCACCGGTCGGTAGCATCCAGCGCAGACCGTCGAGGCTCATGTGGTCTTGGGCGAGCATGCCTTGAATCATCGACGGCACGCTTTCCAGCACCGTGATGCCCTGACTCTGAACGTGCGCCAGCAAACCCTGCGGATCGTGGGCGAAGGTGTTCGGCACGATGTCCACCCGAGCGCCAAACAGCGGTGCGGCGAGGAACTGCCAGACCGAAATATCGAAACTTTGCGAGGCCGTCTGGGCGATCACATCGGCGCCGCTAAGGTTCAGGTAAGGCACCTTGCTCAACTGGTTATTCAGCATGCCGCGCTGCTCGACCATCACGCCCTTGGGCAAACCGGTGGAGCCCGAGGTGTAAATCACGTAGGCCAGGTTATTCGGGGCGCTATAGATGCCTGGGTTTTGCAGCGACCCATCGCTCGCCTGCACCTCTTCCCAGACCAGCAAGCGAGGCCGATTGGCGCACCCCAACGCGTCCAGCAATTCAACAGCCTGTTCCCGGCAGGCCTGCGTACACACCAGTAGCGGCGTGCGGCTCAGGTCGATGATCCGGCTCAGGCGTTGGCTTGGCAGACTCGGGTCCAGTGGCAGGTAACCGGCGCCGGCCTTGAAGCTGCCGATGATCATACCCAGCAAGTCGAGGTTACGTTCAGCCAGCAACGCCACCGGTTGATCCGGTCCGACACCCGCCGCCAGCAACGCATGACCGAGACGGTTACTGCGCCCGTTCAGCTCGCCATAGCTGTGCTGTTGATCCAGGCAACTGGCGACGATCCGTTGCGGATGCTGGGCCACCTGGGCCTCGAACAATTCGACGTAGCTGTGTGCCAGCGGGTAGTCATGTTCACTCTGGTTGCAACCATGGATCAGGAAGCCCTGTTCCTCGGCCCCCAACAGCGGCAAGTCGGCCATGTCGCCATGGAAGCCTTCGACCAGTGCCAGCAGCAACCGTTTGAACTCACCGAGCATGCGTTCGACGCTGGACTCATCAAAGTAGCGTCGGTCGTAGGACAGGTGTAAACCAAGGTCATCTCCCGGATAGCAGACGGCCGTCAGCGGGAAGTTAGTGTGCGTGCGACCCGAATCCGAGGTCGCATTAAGGCTGTGCGCACGGTCCAGCACCGACACTTCAACCGGCGCGTTTTCGAACACAAACAGGCTGTCGAACAAGGGCTGCCCCTTGGGTAACTCGCTGCTGTCCTGGATCGTGACCAGCGGCAGGTATTCGTACTCGCGCAGTTGCATGTTGCTGTCGAGCAAGTCGCCAAGCCACTGACGAACACTGCACGGCTGATCGTCTTCAGGCATTTTTACCCGCAACGCGACACTGTTGATGAACAGGCCAACGGTGCGTTGCATCTGCGGCATGTCCACCGGACGCCCAGCCACCGTAACGCCGAACAGCACGTCACGATCTCCGCTCAGGCGGCGCAGAACCAGGGCCCACGCCGCTTGGGCGAAGGTGTTGATGGTCAACTGATGAGCCTGGGCCAGTTCACGCAGTTGCGCGCCGTGCCGTGCATCAAGCCGTGTGTAGCGGTCGCCGACGATCATGCCGCCGCTATCACCCGCGTGTTCACGCAGCAACGGTCGGTCACTCGGAATCGGCGTGGTGCGCTCGAAGCCTTGCAGGTTGGTTTTCCACCACTGCCGCGCCTCGGCCAGACTTTGGCGTTGCAGCCAGCCTATGTAATCGCGATAACGCGGCGCAGCCGTCAGTTGCGCGTCCCGCCCTTCGCCCAGCGCGGTGTAGAGGTCGAAGAAATCATTCATCAACAGCGAACGGCACCAGGCATCGATGAGGATGTGGTGGTTGCTCATCATGAACCAGTAGCGTGCCGCGCCGACCTTGATCAGCCGCAGGTGGAACGGTGCCTGGTTGAGCAGATCGAACCCGGCCTCACGCTCGCTTTTGAGCAACGCCTGCAATGCCGGCTCTTGCTCCGTTTCAGCGACAGCTGTCCAGTCGAGGTACTCGATGGGTGTGCTGCCGGGTTTGTGGATCACTTGCAGCATGTCTTCGCCCACGTTCCAGCAGAACGACGCACGCAAGGCTTCGTGACGGGCGATCACTGCTTGCCAGGCGTGGGCAAAACGTTGCGGGTCGAGTTCACTGTTGATGCGATAGCGATCCTGCATGTAATAGAGGCCAGTGCCCGGCTCAAGCAGGGTGTGCAGTAGCATGCCCTCCTGCATCGGCGTCAGCGGGTAGACGTCTTCGATAACCGCCGCTGGCACCGGCAGTGCATCCAGTTGCGCCTGGGTCAACTTGGCCAGCGGAAAGTCCGACGGCGTCAACCCGCCCGCCTCGGCGCTGAGGCAATGTTCAATCAGCCCCTGCAACTCAGCGAGGTAGTCATCGGCCAGATCGGTGATGGTTTGTACCTCATAACGTTCGGCGCTGAAGGTCCAGCGCAGCATCAGTTCACCGCCATACACCTGACTGTCGATACTCAGTTCGTTGGGCAGCGGTGCGTGAGGATCATGGGCGGCACCGACCGGCTCATCGAGTGGGCGCAACAACGCGTCGGCACCGAAGCTCTGGTCGAACTGGCCGAGGTAGTTGAAGGTGATCGGCGCTACCGGCAGTGCCGCCAGGGTTTGACGGCACAGGTCATCCGCCAGATAACGCAGCACGCCATACCCCAAGCCTTTGTGAGGCACCGCGCGCAGTTGTTCTTTGATCGCTTTGATCGAAGCTCCCTGCCCGCTCTCTGGCGTCAGGCGCAGCGGGTAGGCACTGGTGAACCAACCGACCGTGCGGCTCAGGTCGATCTCGTCGAACAAAGTTTCGCGACCATGCCCTTCAAGCTGGATCAGTGTCGACTCATGACCACTCCAGCGGCACAGCACCCGGGCCAATGCGGTCAGCAGCAGGTCATTGACCTGGGTGCGATAAGCGCTCGGTGCCTGTTGCAGCAATTGGCGTGTGCGCTCGGCATCCAGCCGCACACTGACGGTGTGCGCATGACGATTCTGCTGTCCGCCCTGCGGACGGTCGCACGGCAGTTCAGCGCTTGGTCCGGCCAGTTGTGCCTGCCAGCCGCTCAGTTCTTCACGCAAGGATTCGCTGCTGGCATACGCCTGCAAACGTGCGGCCCACTCTTTGAATGCACTGGTTTTGGCCGGCAGTTTGACCGACTGCCGAGCGTCCAGCTGACGGTAGACCGTTTGCAGATCGTCCAGCAACACGCGCCAGGAAACACCGTCCACCACCGCGTGGTGAATGGCGATAAACAACCGTTGCTGGCCTTCAGGCCCCTCAATCAGCAAGGCACGCATCAGCGGGCCTTGCTCAAGGTCGAGGCTGCGCTGGGCATCGGCGAACAGCGCAGTGCATTTATCCATCGCCGTGACGCGAACCTGCCACAGCACCGGGCTGTTACTGACCGCTTGATGCGCGGCGTGCCATCGCCCATCAACTTGGGTGAAGCGCAAGCGCAAGGCATCGTGTTGCTCGATCACTGCCAGCAGCGCGTGCTCCAGGCGATGCGGCTCAAGCGTCACGGTCGGTTCCAGCAGCAACGCCTGATTCCAGTGCTGGCGCTCGGGGATGTCGGTGTCGAAGAACCAGTGTTGGATCGGCGTCAAACGCGAGTCACCGGTGAGTAAGCCTTGTTCAGCGGTGACCTGCTGGGTGCGGGTCGCCACGCAGGCCAACGTCTGCACCGTCTGGTGCTGGAACAGGTCACGCGGGCTGAAGTGAATACCCTGCTGCCGCGCACGGCTGACCACTTGGATCGACAGGATCGAATCACCGCCCAACTCGAAGAAATTATCATTGAGGCCGACCTGCGCCACGTTCAGCACGTCGCACCAAATCCCGGTCAGTGTCAGCTCAAGCGCATTGCTCGGCGCCACGTAATGCTGACGGTTCAGCTCCAGATCCGGCGCTGGCAGTGCGCGACGGTCGAGTTTGCCATTGGCGGTCAGCGGCATGCTGGCCAGCAGGATAAGGTGGGTCGGCACCATGTAATCCGGCAGTTGCGATTTGAGCTGCGCTTTGAGGACTTCGCGCAGCGCGGCCTGCTGTGTTTCGTTCCGTTCGGCGATGTCGGTCAGCAGATAGCCAATCAGTTGTTTACCGCTAGGTGTATCCAACGCCAGAACCACGGCTTCACGAATCGACTCATGTTCCAGCAGCCGGGTTTCGATTTCGCCCAGTTCGATGCGAAAACCACGGATTTTCACTTGATGGTCGATCCGTCCGAGGTATTCCACCAGACCATCGGCACGTTGGCGCACCAGGTCGCCGGTGCGGTAGAGACGCCCGCCGCCAACGGCGAAGGGGTCCGCGACAAAGCGCTCGGCGGTCATGCCCGGACGCTGGTGATAACCCTGCGCCAGGCCTGCGCCGCCGACGTACAACTCGCCGGTCGCGCCGTGCGGCACCAAGGCCAGATCGGCGTCGAGGATATACGCCACTCGCGCACCAATCACGCTGCCAATCGGCACACTGGCGAGGCCTTCTTCCAAGACTTCGGGAGCCAGACTGGCCAGTGGCATGACCACCGTTTCAGTCGGGCCGTAAGCGTTAAAGAACAGGCTCGGTTTGAACACCGCACGAATCCGCGCCAAGTGTTCACCGGTCAGGGCTTCACCGCCGGTAATACACATGCGCACCGGCAGGGTTTCGCCTTGGGTCGCCAGCCACTGCGCCAACTGGCTGCCGTAACTGGGGGTGAAGCCGAGGATGTTGATGTGATGCCGACGAATCAGAGTGCAGATTTCTTCGGCGTCCCACTGACCTTGAGCGCGTAACACCACGTGCGCACCGCTCAACAACGGCACCCACAAACGTTCGGTGGCGGCGTCAAAGTTGATCGAATAGAAATGCAGTTCGCAGTCGTCCGGGCGCATGCCGAAACGCTCGATCACGGCTTGGCAGTGCATCGCGATTTCACCGTGGGAGACCACCACGCCTTTTGGTTTGCCAGTGGAGCCCGAGGTGTAAATCAGGTACGCCTGATGCTGTGCCAGGCTGATAAAAGGTAGCTCGCTGGCCGGATAATTAGCCAGTTCGGCGGCATCTTCTTCGAGGCACCAGCGGGCCACGGTCGAGGGCAATTCACCGAGCGCTTTGAACATCGTGGCGTCACTCAGGAGCAGGCCGATGCCGCTGTCTTCGATCATGTAATGCAGACGATCGAGTGGGTATTCCGGGTCCAGCGGTACGTAGGCGCCGCCGGCCTTGAGGATCGCCAACAGGCCGATGACCATTTCCAGCGAACGCTCCAGCGCCAGGCCCACCCGGACTTGCGGCCCCACACCTCGCTCGCGCAGCATCCAGGCCAGGCGATTGGCACGGCTGTCGAGTTCGGCGTAGCTCAGGGTATGCCCGGCGAAAGTCAGGGCCGGCGCGTCTTTGCGCGCCAGCGCTTGCTCGCTGAACAGATGATGAATGCACTGGTCCAGACGATGTTCACCCGGTTCGACGCCGAGGCTGTCCAGCAGCGTTTGCTGCTCCGAGGCGTCGAGCAACGGCAGCTCGCTGAGGCGTTGCTGCGGATCGGCCAGTAAGGCTTCCAGCAGATTGCGCCAATGACCGGCCATCCGTGCGATGCGCGGCTCGTCAAACAGGTCAGTGCTGTACGTCAGGCAGCAGCCGAGGCGATGATCGAGGTCGGTGACTTCCAGGTTGAGGTCGAACTTGGTCGCCCGGGCATCGTTGGCCAAGTACTCAACCGTCATCCCGGCCAAGGTGCGGCGCTGCTGGAATTCCCAGCGCTGGACGTTGCACATCACCTGGAACAACGGGTTGTACGCGGCGCTACGCGGTGGCTGTAACGCTTCTACCAAATGGTCAAACGGCAGGTCCTGATGAGACTGGCCTTCGATCACGGTGTGGCGAACCTGCTCGAACAACTCACCCACCGACATGTGTCCGTCGAGCTGACAACGCAGCACTTGGGTGTTGAGAAACGCCCCGATCAGCCCTTCGCTTTCTGGACGAATGCGGTTGGCGACAGGTGCGCCGATCCGCAGGTCAGTCTGGCCGCTGTAACGGTAAAGCAGCACGGCCAGGGTGGCGGTCATGGTCATGAACAACGTCAGACCGTTTTGTGCGTTGAAAGCACGAACACGGGCCGCGAGGTCATCGCTGAGGTCGAAACGAAACAGTTCACCCTGATGACTTTGTACCGGCGGGCGTGGGCGGTCGGAGGGCAATTCGAGCAGCGGATGTTCGCGCCCCAACTGCGCCGTCCAGTAGTCGAGCTGGCGCTGACGCTCACCGGACTCAAGCCACTGACGCTGCCAGACGCTGTAATCCAGGTACTGCACCGGCAGCGGTGGCAGCGGCGATTCGCGGTCATCGACAAAGGCTTCATAGAGCGCGCTCAGCTCACGAGCGAAAATATCCATCGCCCAGCCTTCGGTCACGATGTGGTGCAACGTCAGCACCAAGTAGTGTTCCTGCTCGCCGGTTTTGACCAGACAAACGCGCAACAGCGGACCGGTTTCCAAATCAAAGGGCTTATGCGCTTGGTCATCGGCCAGTTGCTGAACCTGTCGCTGACGGCCATCGGCATCCAGCGCGGTCACGTCTTTCCACTGCATGCGCAGGCGGGTTTCAGCCTGCACCTGTTGTCGCGCCACGCCATCGACGCTCGGGAACGTGGTTCGCAGGGTTTCGTGACGGACGATCAGCGCTTGCAGCGCCGCGTCGAAGCACCCGACGTCTAGCACTCCGCGCAGCCGCGCCATGCCGCCGACGTTGTAGGCCGGGCTGTGCGGCTCCATCTGCCAGAGGAACCACATGCGCTGCTGGGAATAGGACAGCGGCACCGGTTGGCTGCGATCAACACGCTCTATGGCCGGCTGTTGGTTGGTTTGGCCGCTGACCTGGATCAATCTGACCTGTTCGGCGAACGCACCCAGCTCGCTGTTTTCGAACAGCGCCCGCAGGGGTAATTCGACATCGCAGGCCTGACGGGTGCGAGAGATGATTTGCGTGGCCAGAAGCGAATGACCGCCGAGGGCGAAGAAATCATCGCGCATACCGATCTGGTTTTGGCCCAGCACTTCACGCCAGATGCCGGCGATTTGTTGCTCCAGTTGAGTGACCGGCTCAACGTGCTCACG is a window of Pseudomonas sp. DC1.2 DNA encoding:
- a CDS encoding non-ribosomal peptide synthetase — encoded protein: MTDAFELPSTLVQALQRRAALTPDRVALRFLAETQEQTVVLSYRELDERARTIAGALQAEAEFGDRAVLLFPSGADYVAAFFGCLYAGVIAVPAYPPESTRRHHQERLLSIIADAQPRLLLTSADLRDDLLHIEGAPPLLCVDTLDRALAARWVAPNLADDHIAFLQYTSGSTALPKGVQVSHGNLVANERLIRHGFGIDLNPNDVIVSWLPLYHDMGLIGGLLQPIFSGVPCVLMSPAYFLGRPLRWLEAISEYGGTISGGPDFAYRLCSERVSEAALERLDLSGWRVAYSGSEPIRLDTLERFAEKFAVCGFTPDNFMASYGLAEATLFVAGSPRGRGIPVLRVDDQALAHNRVEAGEGSAIMSCGISQPDHAVLIVDPVALSELADNAVGEVWAAGPSIACGYWRNPEASAATFVQHAGRTWLRTGDLGFLRDGELFITGRLKDLLIVRGHNLYPQDIERTIERDVEVVRKGRVAAFAVCIDGQEGIGIAAEISRSVQKVLAPEALINAIRQVVAEAYQEAPSVVVLLNPGALPKTSSGKLQRSACRNRLADGSLDSYARFPSAIAEHDAPTESGSELQRLIGQIWGEQLSVKQINADDHFFLLGGNSIAATQVVARLRDALNLELNLRLLFEAPTLGAFAEAVARLQQEGGVAQSAITALPRTHALAQSLAQNRLWITWQLDPQSSAYNIPGALRLRGELNEDALRCSFQQLIERHESLRTRFFERDGVALQQVDARAEFNLQVIDISDLPGAEREARAQQIREDEARRQFDLEQGPLLWVTCVRLDDEEHQLLVTMHHIIADGWSLNVLIDEFSRLYAAASQGQTASLAALPTQYADYGSWQRQWLAQGEGERQLAYWKAQLGNEHPTLNLATDSARSALRTRRAARHSLRLSAGLSEAVHQTAQAHQATSFMLLLAAFQALLHRYSGQRDIRIGVPNANRPRLETQGLIGFFINTHVLRAEVDSRLPFAELLAQARHAALGAQAHQDLPFEQLLEAFAQARESGLFQVMFNHQQRDLSALRRLPGLLAEELPWHSREAKFDLQLHSEEDRKGRLTLSFDYASELFEDATIKRLAEHFTNLLREVCERPQQAIGDLQLLTSGEHDQQASWSEAPCTPASQWLPELLNEQLRLTPQATALIWDGGQLDFAELHTQANRLAHYLRDKGVGPDVCVAIAAERSPQLLIGLLAIIKAGGAYVPLDPDYPAERLAYMLRDSGVELLLTQTALLERLPVTKGVSVIAMDTLHLENWPSQPPGLHLHGDNLAYVIYTSGSTGQPKGVGNTHAALAERLQWMQNTYRLNETDVLMQKAPISFDVSVWECFWPLITGARLLMVEPGEHRDPHRIAQRVQQYGVTTLHFVPPLLALFIEEPLTGECTSLRRLFSGGEALPAELRNRVLEQLPAVQLHNRYGPTETAINVTHWHCTLADGERSPIGRPLTNVICRVLDTDLNPVPVGVPGELCISGIGLARGYLGRPSLTAERFIADPLGEQGARLYRTGDRVRWTADGVIEYLGRLDQQIKLRGLRVEPEEIEARLLAQHGVAQAVVLLRETAAGGQLIGYYTATDSTETEDAQTARLKTALAAELPEYMVPAQLMRLDEMPLSPSGKLDRRALPEPQWQVREHVEPVTQLEQQIAGIWREVLGQNQIGMRDDFFALGGHSLLATQIISRTRQACDVELPLRALFENSELGAFAEQVRLIQVSGQTNQQPAIERVDRSQPVPLSYSQQRMWFLWQMEPHSPAYNVGGMARLRGVLDVGCFDAALQALIVRHETLRTTFPSVDGVARQQVQAETRLRMQWKDVTALDADGRQRQVQQLADDQAHKPFDLETGPLLRVCLVKTGEQEHYLVLTLHHIVTEGWAMDIFARELSALYEAFVDDRESPLPPLPVQYLDYSVWQRQWLESGERQRQLDYWTAQLGREHPLLELPSDRPRPPVQSHQGELFRFDLSDDLAARVRAFNAQNGLTLFMTMTATLAVLLYRYSGQTDLRIGAPVANRIRPESEGLIGAFLNTQVLRCQLDGHMSVGELFEQVRHTVIEGQSHQDLPFDHLVEALQPPRSAAYNPLFQVMCNVQRWEFQQRRTLAGMTVEYLANDARATKFDLNLEVTDLDHRLGCCLTYSTDLFDEPRIARMAGHWRNLLEALLADPQQRLSELPLLDASEQQTLLDSLGVEPGEHRLDQCIHHLFSEQALARKDAPALTFAGHTLSYAELDSRANRLAWMLRERGVGPQVRVGLALERSLEMVIGLLAILKAGGAYVPLDPEYPLDRLHYMIEDSGIGLLLSDATMFKALGELPSTVARWCLEEDAAELANYPASELPFISLAQHQAYLIYTSGSTGKPKGVVVSHGEIAMHCQAVIERFGMRPDDCELHFYSINFDAATERLWVPLLSGAHVVLRAQGQWDAEEICTLIRRHHINILGFTPSYGSQLAQWLATQGETLPVRMCITGGEALTGEHLARIRAVFKPSLFFNAYGPTETVVMPLASLAPEVLEEGLASVPIGSVIGARVAYILDADLALVPHGATGELYVGGAGLAQGYHQRPGMTAERFVADPFAVGGGRLYRTGDLVRQRADGLVEYLGRIDHQVKIRGFRIELGEIETRLLEHESIREAVVLALDTPSGKQLIGYLLTDIAERNETQQAALREVLKAQLKSQLPDYMVPTHLILLASMPLTANGKLDRRALPAPDLELNRQHYVAPSNALELTLTGIWCDVLNVAQVGLNDNFFELGGDSILSIQVVSRARQQGIHFSPRDLFQHQTVQTLACVATRTQQVTAEQGLLTGDSRLTPIQHWFFDTDIPERQHWNQALLLEPTVTLEPHRLEHALLAVIEQHDALRLRFTQVDGRWHAAHQAVSNSPVLWQVRVTAMDKCTALFADAQRSLDLEQGPLMRALLIEGPEGQQRLFIAIHHAVVDGVSWRVLLDDLQTVYRQLDARQSVKLPAKTSAFKEWAARLQAYASSESLREELSGWQAQLAGPSAELPCDRPQGGQQNRHAHTVSVRLDAERTRQLLQQAPSAYRTQVNDLLLTALARVLCRWSGHESTLIQLEGHGRETLFDEIDLSRTVGWFTSAYPLRLTPESGQGASIKAIKEQLRAVPHKGLGYGVLRYLADDLCRQTLAALPVAPITFNYLGQFDQSFGADALLRPLDEPVGAAHDPHAPLPNELSIDSQVYGGELMLRWTFSAERYEVQTITDLADDYLAELQGLIEHCLSAEAGGLTPSDFPLAKLTQAQLDALPVPAAVIEDVYPLTPMQEGMLLHTLLEPGTGLYYMQDRYRINSELDPQRFAHAWQAVIARHEALRASFCWNVGEDMLQVIHKPGSTPIEYLDWTAVAETEQEPALQALLKSEREAGFDLLNQAPFHLRLIKVGAARYWFMMSNHHILIDAWCRSLLMNDFFDLYTALGEGRDAQLTAAPRYRDYIGWLQRQSLAEARQWWKTNLQGFERTTPIPSDRPLLREHAGDSGGMIVGDRYTRLDARHGAQLRELAQAHQLTINTFAQAAWALVLRRLSGDRDVLFGVTVAGRPVDMPQMQRTVGLFINSVALRVKMPEDDQPCSVRQWLGDLLDSNMQLREYEYLPLVTIQDSSELPKGQPLFDSLFVFENAPVEVSVLDRAHSLNATSDSGRTHTNFPLTAVCYPGDDLGLHLSYDRRYFDESSVERMLGEFKRLLLALVEGFHGDMADLPLLGAEEQGFLIHGCNQSEHDYPLAHSYVELFEAQVAQHPQRIVASCLDQQHSYGELNGRSNRLGHALLAAGVGPDQPVALLAERNLDLLGMIIGSFKAGAGYLPLDPSLPSQRLSRIIDLSRTPLLVCTQACREQAVELLDALGCANRPRLLVWEEVQASDGSLQNPGIYSAPNNLAYVIYTSGSTGLPKGVMVEQRGMLNNQLSKVPYLNLSGADVIAQTASQSFDISVWQFLAAPLFGARVDIVPNTFAHDPQGLLAHVQSQGITVLESVPSMIQGMLAQDHMSLDGLRWMLPTGEAMPPELAQQWLLRYPEIGLVNAYGPAECSDDVAFFRVDLASTRGSYLPIGTPTDNNRLYLLDGALELVPMGAVGELCVAGIGVGRGYVSDPLRTAQVFVPNPFGAPGDRLYRTGDLARRRSDGVLEYVGRIDHQVKIRGYRIELGEIEARLYEQPEVRDAAVGVQEGANGKHLVGYLVGSSGAADAMLNLSERLEGIKQRLRAELPDYMVPLHWLWLDKLPLNANGKLDRKALPTLDIGQLQSQDYLAPRNELEQTLVDIWAQVLKVERVGLRDNFFELGGHSLLATQIASRVQKALQRNVPLRAMFECNTVEALAEYIDGLAASDMTEEKVDRLNDLMAQLEGF